In Cupriavidus sp. EM10, the genomic window TCGGGTCTCGGACGGCGAGCGCCCATCAAAAAAGCCGCGCAGATGCGCGGCTTTGCTCTCTTCCTGTCAGTCCTCCCGGGAACAGCGTCCGCCGGCACGGCCAGGGGCAGTTCAGGGTTTGCCAGCCTATTGTTGCTGTAGTTGGGCTTCGGCCATCTGGTACTTGACCGCTTCCCGGTCATGGCCTTGCACGCGGTCCTTGTAGCGGATCACCTGCCGGTCGAGCTTGTCGACCAGACAGTCGATCGCCGCGTACAGGTCTTCGTGGTGCGCTTCGACGAAGATGTCCTTGCCCTTGAGATGCAGATTGATTTCCGCGTACTGCCGCTTGTCCTTTTCCTTGTGGTTGTCGACAGATAGCAGCACGCTCACGCCAATGACCTGATCGAAATGCCTGACAATTCGCTCCAGTTTCGTTTCCACATACTCACGCAGCGGAGGCGTGATGTCGAGGTGGTGTCCACTGATCTTGAAGTTCATAGCGCTTCTCCTTCTGAAAGAGCCGCACCAGGCAGG contains:
- the hpf gene encoding ribosome hibernation-promoting factor, HPF/YfiA family → MNFKISGHHLDITPPLREYVETKLERIVRHFDQVIGVSVLLSVDNHKEKDKRQYAEINLHLKGKDIFVEAHHEDLYAAIDCLVDKLDRQVIRYKDRVQGHDREAVKYQMAEAQLQQQ